A single Flavobacterium sp. 1 DNA region contains:
- a CDS encoding DUF5627 domain-containing protein, translated as MKNKIFLMLTAVLVSMVSCTNQDAEFDNFDHQSVYFAYQYPVRTITLGEDIFDTTLDNQHKCKIMGTLGGVYSNDKDVTIDIAVANSLPAGFLFNAGENEIVAMPSSYYTLSSNQIVIPKGQITGGVEVQLSDAFFADPLSIKKTYVIPIEMKKVVNADTILSGKALVSNPLKLLSTDWSVAPKDYVLYAVKYVNPWDGNYLRRGKDVIVGNNGNTALNKTLVRHTTYVETDQVSKINTRSLNTIDFPVTVKDAFGVNINFNLTLTFDNENKCIVSGSSALFTASGTGKFVKKGEKNSWGSKDRDALYLDYKVNFQDFNVATKDTLVLRDRGVTAAVYSPVKK; from the coding sequence ATGAAAAACAAAATATTTTTAATGCTAACAGCTGTACTTGTCTCTATGGTTTCATGTACTAATCAAGATGCTGAGTTTGATAATTTTGATCATCAGTCGGTTTATTTTGCTTATCAATACCCTGTCAGAACTATAACATTGGGAGAAGACATATTTGATACTACTTTGGATAATCAGCACAAGTGTAAAATAATGGGGACTTTAGGCGGTGTTTATAGTAATGATAAAGATGTAACCATTGATATCGCAGTTGCAAATTCGCTGCCTGCCGGTTTCTTATTTAATGCTGGCGAAAATGAAATTGTTGCTATGCCAAGCAGCTATTATACACTTTCAAGCAATCAGATTGTTATTCCAAAAGGCCAGATTACTGGAGGTGTAGAGGTACAATTGTCTGATGCTTTTTTTGCAGATCCTCTTTCAATAAAAAAGACCTATGTTATTCCTATTGAAATGAAAAAAGTAGTTAATGCTGATACTATTCTTTCTGGAAAGGCTCTAGTGTCTAATCCATTAAAACTATTAAGTACAGACTGGAGTGTTGCACCAAAAGATTATGTTTTATATGCTGTAAAGTATGTAAATCCTTGGGATGGCAATTATTTAAGAAGAGGTAAAGATGTCATTGTTGGAAATAATGGAAATACGGCTCTTAATAAAACACTTGTAAGACATACAACTTATGTAGAAACTGATCAAGTTTCTAAAATTAATACTCGATCATTAAATACTATTGATTTTCCAGTTACTGTAAAAGATGCTTTTGGGGTTAATATCAATTTTAATCTGACACTAACATTTGATAACGAAAATAAATGCATAGTCTCCGGAAGCAGTGCATTGTTTACAGCAAGCGGAACAGGTAAATTTGTGAAAAAAGGAGAAAAAAATAGTTGGGGAAGTAAGGACAGAGATGCCCTTTATCTTGATTATAAAGTAAATTTCCAAGATTTTAATGTAGCTACAAAAGACACATTAGTATTGCGTGATAGAGGAGTAACTGCAGCTGTTTACAGCCCGGTTAAAAAATAA
- a CDS encoding cellulase family glycosylhydrolase gives MKFNLIITGIILLVFLSCGKDDVPAKETSPTEAAVSWPQKTPRLKVEGRFLKDPCGNKVILHGVAITPSPWFNGGAVGEWRWNNYDVAGCLQYNNAIMDKLSDAKQGWYLNYVRLHIDPYWTNNLGVSGISENDISQFNFDRFKQAVDKVILPLIAHAKTRGMYVILRPPGVCPEQIAVGGAYQDYLKLVWDYVSKHPSLKNAENVMFELANEPIKIKLTDGSVGANTQAHFDQLKLFFQPIVNMIRTNGANNILWIPGSGWQSQYKGYAVNPIEGTNIGYAVHIYPGYWGRDNNDPMVFRANWNENIKPVENFAPIAVTEIDWAPEQYAVWGKGGVTGKAGQRGFGANFKVLVDESGNVSWNLLSPENLIDKGSLNGGIAYNSDPEACAFPVHNWFKEYAKSLAICNSGK, from the coding sequence ATGAAATTCAATTTAATAATTACAGGAATAATTTTACTTGTATTTTTAAGTTGCGGAAAGGACGATGTTCCTGCAAAAGAAACATCTCCAACTGAGGCTGCGGTATCGTGGCCTCAAAAAACGCCGCGGCTAAAAGTAGAAGGCAGGTTTTTGAAAGATCCTTGCGGCAATAAAGTTATATTGCATGGAGTAGCAATTACGCCCAGCCCTTGGTTTAATGGTGGTGCTGTAGGTGAATGGCGCTGGAATAATTATGATGTTGCAGGCTGCTTGCAATATAATAATGCAATAATGGATAAATTATCTGATGCAAAACAAGGTTGGTATCTTAATTATGTAAGATTGCATATAGATCCTTATTGGACAAACAATTTAGGAGTTTCTGGAATATCTGAAAATGATATTTCTCAATTTAATTTTGATAGATTTAAGCAAGCTGTTGATAAAGTTATTCTGCCGCTTATTGCACATGCAAAAACAAGAGGAATGTATGTTATTTTACGTCCGCCCGGTGTTTGTCCAGAACAGATTGCGGTTGGCGGAGCGTATCAGGATTATCTAAAATTAGTTTGGGATTATGTATCGAAACACCCATCGCTGAAAAATGCTGAAAATGTAATGTTCGAACTAGCTAATGAACCAATAAAGATTAAGTTGACCGATGGTTCAGTTGGTGCAAATACTCAGGCTCATTTTGATCAATTAAAATTGTTTTTCCAGCCAATTGTTAATATGATTAGGACTAATGGAGCCAATAATATTCTTTGGATCCCAGGTTCAGGCTGGCAGTCTCAGTATAAAGGTTATGCAGTTAATCCTATTGAAGGGACAAATATTGGTTATGCAGTACATATCTATCCGGGATACTGGGGCAGAGACAATAATGATCCTATGGTTTTTAGAGCAAATTGGAACGAAAATATTAAGCCAGTTGAAAACTTCGCCCCTATAGCAGTTACAGAAATTGATTGGGCTCCTGAGCAATATGCAGTATGGGGCAAAGGCGGGGTTACTGGAAAAGCCGGACAAAGGGGATTTGGTGCTAATTTTAAAGTTTTAGTCGATGAGTCAGGAAATGTAAGCTGGAATTTATTGTCTCCAGAAAATCTTATCGATAAAGGATCTTTGAATGGCGGTATTGCTTACAATAGTGATCCTGAAGCTTGTGCATTTCCAGTTCATAATTGGTTTAAAGAATATGCAAAGAGCTTAGCCATTTGTAATTCAGGCAAATAA
- a CDS encoding RagB/SusD family nutrient uptake outer membrane protein, whose translation MKLKIVLFLSVLFVFYSCDDLIDPAIENNRGLEDMYAEAEYAQGILLNAYTRLPGNSWSFNDVATDDAVTNNISSNYLKVATGQWTSNFNPLDQWSNSRAAIQYLNIFLSEAGKVQWAKDEKVSLLFRDRLMGEAYGLRALYMYYLLQAHAGTATNDQLLGVPILLEPETASSNYNVGRSSFEDCMKQLYSDVKKATELLPLDFEDASTLPPGYDNLSDYNRVFGQYARQRMSSRIAQVVRAQAALLAASPAFSAGNTTTWEVAAKYAGELLNLNGGVSGIASNGLNWYSDVEELKAMGAGINPPEILWRGDIADSNTLESDNFPPTLFGKGRVNPTQNLVDSFPMANGYPITAAGSNYDAAKPYDNRDPRLKKFILVNQSTAGVSNTVITTASDGTTNDALNKVGTSTRTGYYMRKLLRQDVNLNPTSINNQRHYKPRMRYTELYLIYAEAANEAWGPTATGSIGFSAYDVVKALRKRAGIVQPDPYLESIKADKTEMRNLIRNERRLELCFEGFRFWDLRRWNSNLNVSADGDKIQGGIHQKITVESRLYKDYMKFGPIPYSEALKFNALLQNKGW comes from the coding sequence ATGAAACTAAAAATAGTATTATTTCTATCCGTTCTGTTTGTTTTTTACAGCTGTGATGATTTGATTGATCCGGCAATAGAAAACAATAGAGGGCTTGAAGATATGTATGCAGAGGCTGAATACGCACAAGGAATTCTTCTTAATGCTTATACAAGACTGCCTGGGAATAGCTGGTCATTTAATGATGTAGCAACGGATGATGCTGTAACAAATAATATATCCAGCAATTATCTTAAGGTAGCAACAGGTCAATGGACTTCAAACTTTAACCCGTTAGATCAATGGTCAAATTCAAGAGCAGCCATTCAGTATTTGAATATTTTTCTTTCTGAAGCTGGTAAAGTGCAATGGGCAAAAGATGAAAAAGTAAGTCTTTTGTTTAGAGACCGTTTGATGGGAGAGGCTTATGGGCTAAGAGCTTTATACATGTATTATCTGCTGCAGGCTCATGCAGGTACAGCTACTAATGACCAGCTATTGGGAGTGCCAATCCTTTTGGAGCCGGAAACGGCTAGTTCAAACTATAATGTTGGACGTTCCTCTTTTGAAGATTGTATGAAACAATTGTACAGTGATGTAAAAAAAGCTACGGAATTGCTTCCATTAGATTTTGAAGATGCTTCAACGTTACCTCCTGGATACGATAATTTAAGTGATTATAACCGTGTGTTTGGTCAATATGCCAGACAAAGAATGTCTTCTAGAATTGCACAAGTGGTAAGAGCACAAGCGGCCTTATTAGCAGCTAGTCCAGCTTTTAGTGCAGGAAACACAACAACTTGGGAAGTTGCGGCTAAATATGCCGGCGAATTGCTGAACCTGAATGGTGGAGTTTCTGGTATTGCTTCTAATGGATTGAACTGGTACAGCGATGTCGAAGAGTTAAAAGCAATGGGCGCTGGGATCAATCCGCCGGAGATTCTTTGGAGAGGCGATATAGCTGATAGTAATACTTTAGAAAGCGATAATTTTCCTCCAACTCTTTTTGGAAAAGGACGTGTCAATCCAACACAGAATTTAGTGGATTCTTTCCCAATGGCAAATGGTTATCCTATTACTGCTGCGGGCAGTAATTATGATGCTGCAAAGCCTTATGATAACCGTGATCCTCGTTTGAAAAAATTTATTTTAGTAAACCAGTCAACTGCCGGAGTGAGTAATACTGTAATTACTACAGCTAGTGATGGTACTACAAATGACGCATTAAACAAGGTTGGTACATCGACTCGTACGGGTTATTATATGAGAAAATTATTGAGACAGGATGTGAATTTGAATCCAACGTCTATTAATAATCAGAGACATTATAAACCAAGAATGAGATATACTGAATTGTATCTTATTTATGCAGAAGCTGCAAATGAAGCATGGGGACCAACAGCTACAGGATCTATAGGATTCTCTGCCTATGATGTTGTTAAAGCGTTAAGAAAAAGAGCTGGAATAGTACAGCCTGATCCTTACTTGGAGTCAATTAAAGCAGACAAAACGGAAATGCGCAACTTAATTAGAAACGAGCGTCGTTTGGAACTATGTTTTGAAGGATTTAGATTTTGGGATTTACGCAGATGGAATTCAAATTTAAATGTTTCAGCTGATGGGGATAAGATCCAAGGAGGTATTCATCAAAAAATCACTGTTGAAAGCAGACTTTATAAAGACTATATGAAATTTGGACCAATTCCATATTCAGAAGCCCTTAAGTTTAACGCTTTACTGCAGAACAAGGGATGGTAG
- a CDS encoding endo-1,4-beta-xylanase — translation MNKLYKISLLSSVLMMAASCTNDNALKYDYEKPASIANQEGIDVYSDLKTYVDRTANPNFKLGAGISLNDYTSKSLMYRLVNKNFDEITLGYEMKHGAIVQADGSLALDNVNKLLTTAKEANVSVFGHTLCWHANQNAAYLKKLIAPDVLSSTGPGWDVITANDFETADASNYQFNGNVTSSFTAAGQGAKGVGRALKLTNASVRANEWDAQFYVKFSPGVQIGEKYRLTMDIRADAPATSPTQAQLNVGGYKHWDFFGNLSYTTAWTTYIKEITVSTEMATCNTIAFNLGKTATSFYYDNLKIEKYSATGSIQTKDKTPEQKKTIIGDALDKWITGMVKNCAPYVNAWDVVNEPMDDGKPYELKTGVGRTNMAADEFYWQDYLGKDYAVEAFRLARKSGNPTDKLFINDYNLEYSMDKCKGLIQFVNYIESKGQKVDGIGTQMHITINSDKAKIETMFQLLAATGKLIKVSELDVAAGLKPTKLDLQLQSDMYKYVVDMYMKYIPANQRYGITVWGLTDSKADSSWLPGQNQGLWDLKFTRKASYAGFANGLKGSK, via the coding sequence ATGAATAAATTATATAAAATATCGCTATTGTCTTCAGTTTTGATGATGGCTGCATCCTGTACAAACGATAATGCTTTAAAGTACGATTATGAAAAACCCGCCAGCATTGCCAATCAGGAAGGAATTGATGTCTATTCTGATTTAAAAACCTATGTAGACAGAACGGCTAATCCTAATTTTAAATTAGGTGCTGGTATTTCATTGAATGATTATACAAGTAAAAGCTTGATGTATAGATTAGTTAACAAGAATTTTGATGAGATTACTTTGGGCTATGAAATGAAACATGGCGCAATAGTACAGGCAGATGGGAGTCTTGCTCTTGACAATGTCAATAAATTGCTAACCACAGCCAAAGAAGCTAATGTTTCTGTTTTTGGTCATACACTCTGCTGGCATGCGAATCAAAATGCAGCATATCTTAAAAAACTAATTGCTCCAGATGTTCTGTCATCAACAGGTCCAGGCTGGGATGTGATAACTGCAAATGATTTTGAGACTGCTGATGCATCAAATTATCAGTTCAATGGAAATGTAACATCATCGTTTACAGCAGCAGGGCAGGGTGCTAAGGGAGTGGGAAGAGCACTTAAATTAACAAATGCCAGTGTGCGTGCTAATGAATGGGATGCACAGTTTTACGTTAAGTTTTCTCCAGGGGTACAAATAGGCGAAAAATATAGGCTTACTATGGATATTCGTGCTGATGCTCCAGCAACTTCTCCGACACAGGCACAATTAAATGTAGGAGGTTATAAGCATTGGGATTTCTTTGGTAACCTTTCTTATACTACCGCATGGACAACTTATATTAAAGAGATTACCGTTTCTACAGAAATGGCAACTTGTAATACAATCGCCTTTAATCTTGGGAAAACTGCCACTAGTTTTTACTATGATAATCTCAAAATAGAAAAGTATAGCGCAACCGGCAGTATTCAGACAAAAGATAAAACACCGGAACAGAAGAAAACTATCATTGGTGATGCACTGGATAAGTGGATAACGGGTATGGTTAAAAATTGTGCTCCGTATGTCAATGCATGGGATGTTGTCAATGAGCCAATGGATGACGGAAAACCGTATGAATTAAAAACAGGTGTGGGTAGAACAAATATGGCCGCCGATGAATTCTACTGGCAGGATTATCTAGGGAAGGATTATGCAGTTGAGGCATTTAGACTTGCCAGAAAGAGTGGCAATCCAACCGATAAATTATTCATCAATGACTACAACCTTGAGTATAGTATGGATAAATGTAAAGGCCTTATTCAGTTTGTAAATTATATTGAAAGCAAAGGACAAAAAGTGGATGGAATAGGTACGCAGATGCATATTACGATCAATTCAGATAAAGCCAAAATTGAAACAATGTTTCAATTACTTGCCGCTACTGGCAAACTTATAAAAGTTTCTGAACTGGATGTGGCAGCAGGTCTTAAACCTACAAAACTGGATCTTCAATTGCAGTCGGATATGTATAAATATGTTGTGGATATGTACATGAAATACATTCCGGCAAATCAGAGATATGGTATTACTGTTTGGGGATTAACAGATAGTAAAGCTGATTCTTCATGGCTGCCTGGTCAAAATCAAGGTTTATGGGATCTTAAGTTTACTCGTAAAGCATCTTACGCTGGTTTTGCTAATGGTCTTAAAGGGAGTAAATAG